Below is a genomic region from Hevea brasiliensis isolate MT/VB/25A 57/8 chromosome 3, ASM3005281v1, whole genome shotgun sequence.
AGCATATCGTCAACTGTAGGGATGGGAAATCTGTCTCGTATGGTCACCTCATTAAGAGCCCGGTAGTCTGTACAAAATCgccaagtcccatctttcttacgGACAATGTCTGGTGAAGAGAAAGGACTGGTACTTGCCTGAATAAATCCCGATTTCAACATGTCATGAACCTGCTTCTCAATTTCTGCCTTTTGGAAGTGAGCATATCTGTATGGCCGAACATTAATAGGATTAGTGCCTTCCTTGAGGTTGATTCGATGGTTGATTTCACGTAGCTGACTTGGCTTTTGATAAATATCTGGAAACTGATCCAATAAGAGTTTCATCTCAGGATGAATTCCTTCGGGAAAGACAGTCGAAGTGGTTTCCACGCAAATGGCAAAGAGTGAATTATTGTGTTTCAAATCTTTGGCCATTGCTTTCAAAGAAGAAGCTTTAATTGGCTGACCCTTAATTCCCTGTAGATGGTGCTGCTCCCCTTTCCATAGAAAATCCATTGTCAGTTTGTCCCAATTTTTCTCAACCATTGAACTCCCGAACCATCCAAACCTATAATCGGCAAGGAATAGAGCGTGATGGTGAAGGGAATTCCTGTAAAAGAGCAGGGTATTCTGAATTTGAGAGGATCCGTTGGCCACCTTCACGTTGAATGGTGAAGTCGGCTCAGCTGGTAATTTTAATATTCCTGCTATTCTCTCATTGATGAAATTGTGGGTGGACCCACTGTCAATTAGACAAATTAATTCCATCGGATTGATTCGTATATTAACCCTCATTGTACCAGCCGACGACCATCCCATGAGAGCATGAAGCGAAATCTCTGGTTCACTATCATCATCCTCCTCTTCAATTCCAATTCCGCCATCAAGAAGAAGAAGCTGCGGTTTGGAGCACCTGTGTCCAGGAACAAATCGCTCATCACAGTTAAAACATAGTCCCTTAGCCCGACGATTCTGCATCTCCTCCCAAGAGAGTCGCTTAATAGGCGTGCTCTGTTTTGTTTTAGTTGGAGAAGAAGAGCTCGGTTGATAAGATGGGCGAATTGCCTTCTTTGTCGCAAAGAATTGCTCATCCCTCATACGAGCTAAGCTGATTGCATCCTTAAGAGTCTGTGGCTTGAACATTCGAATACCCTCAGAGATTTCTGACTTGAGACCGCCCATAAAAGTCCCCACTAGTGCCTTTTGAGTCCAGCCCTTAACTCGGTTTCCCAGCCTTTCAAACTCCCTCTGATAATCACGTAGGGGTCCTGTTTGCCGGATTTTTGATAACGATTCGTCAAAATCCTCGCAATCAGTAGGCCCAAATCGTGACCACAGTTCTGCAGAAAAGATTTCCCATGTTACTGTTTTTCCCGCTTCTGTGTGAGTTCTGCGTAACCACTGCCACCACTCGTTCGCTTCCCCCCGAAGGTGATAAGAAGCCAAGGACACTTTCTCTGATTCTGGCATTCCTTGATACTCGAAGAATTGATCAACTCTGGTGAACCATTCGGTTGGATCATCTCCAGAATATTTCGGAAACTCCAGTTTCGCTAATTTAGCGGAGTACAAAGGTTTTCCCCCTTCTCTGGATTCATCTTGGCGAGTGCGGACTCTTTGGTCGCTTCTTTGCTAGAGAGAGTAAGTTCGGAGAATTTAGTGATGGTTGCTTTGATTTGCTGCAACTCATCGCTAATTCCTCATTCCATTTTTGACAGGTTATCTTGGAGCTGGCCGAAGCCAACTTCCAAATTTTCGATTCGCTCCTTGTTGGTTGTCataggagaagaagagaaaaagatagTAGGATAAgataggctctgataccactgataGGTCCCAGTCAAAGCTGAAGAAAATAGTTCTCAAAATAAGAGATTGGTTGTATTTTTCATTGATGAATATCTGCTGTTGTTACAAGgaataaataggaaaaaaaattgaataacaaATTCAGACATATTCTAAAGGCAATAGGGGCTTTATTTTAGCTAACAAATGCtgaaaaatctcaacaatatttgacCAATTATTAAGCAGTAATTAACTAAGTaactatagcagcaaaataacaaagacttcaataaaaatattttctgtttTTAACAGGTACTCTGGAACTTCTTCGTGGTCTATCATACTCTTttgtttagagagagagagagagagagagagagagacagaaagTGAGGGAGACGGagaacaagagagagagagagagaaagtgagAGAGTGAGGGAAAGAtagaaatatattaaataaaaaaaatgaaaaatttaatgTGGCATGACATATAGCAATTCAAAGGTAAAAAGTTAAAATCtctaaatttattttgaattcacataaaattttttaatttaatttataattaaattttttaaaagtaaattttttttGATATAATCAGAAACTAATGTAAAGGTTTGATTTCATTTAGccaataagttaaaaaaaatttcatgagTTTTAATTCggtgatattaaaattatttttaaaattatgagattttaaatataaattataatgaagttaattatattaaaaaatttgttcaaatacattaaaatcgtttttaaaattaattaattttaaatttaaaattaaattttaataagaattaattaaaaatccACATTATTTAAGAGAAAAAAAACTAAATTTGGCCAGCCCCCTCTTCCCTTGCCAtctccccctctctctctctctctctctctctctctctctctcgcactTATAAAAATGAGAAGCAAATTCCCCTTTTTATCTCTCTCCCGCACTTATAAATTTGAGAACCAAATTCTCCGTTTTTGCAATTACGAGGAACGTCTACCAAATCTTCCCTCTGGGTTTCTCCTTCTCAACCAACCAACCAACCAAAACGACACACCCAAACAAAAACTCaaccacactctctctctctctctctctccctctctctctctacacAAATGAAAAGGAAAGCTGGATTTTAGAGCAGAAGAAAAGATACACCAAGTCTTTTCAATCTCACCTGCACTGTTCCATCCTTTCTCTGGAACTTCACTTCACTTCATTTCTTTTCCCAACTTTCTTTTGCCTGTAAGTGATTATTTATTCTTCCTTTTTTATTTGCTAAATTTTCTGTGCGATCATTTTGCTTCCTTTTCTGGTATTGTTTCCATTTTCCTTTCTTGTTTAGCCTTCTTGATTCGTATCTAATTTTGCAATGTCGTCGTTGAACTCTCTCTCCACTGACAATCTACTGAATTTATGCTTCTCTGTTTCATTCATCTCTACCAGTGAGTTCTCTTTGTTTCAGATTTAAAATCAAGATTCTGGGCTCTTTTTTCTAAATTCTGGCGTCAATTTTCCTTCCATTCCTTTGATCTATCTTTCGATTGAGTTGTAAAATCTTCGCTTCCCATTTACCCTATTATGTTTATGCATAACTTGTGTTTTTCTTTTTTGGGTTCAACTCATAAAAAAAGCCCTTTTTTGTGGTTTCTTGAGATTTTATTTCTCAATAAAAATCCATTACTCAAATATTTTCATTGTTTAAAATCTTAATCTTCCACTCTGTCCTCCTCTCTGTAAAGGGTTTTAATCAACAACttgaaattgaaaatattctatcATTAAAAACGATCAACCTGGTCAGGCCAGTGGCCACTCTCTCTATCTGTCTCTCTTATTAGTCTTGCATTTTATATTCTATTCACAATAATTTTCTTTCCCTTTACGTTTCTCTCTGGCAAGTTGTCTCCATTTCCCCTGCAACTGGGTCTTTTTCTAATTCCCGTTGAATACTCCCTTTGACACTAATTTAGTTCCAAAACACATACGTTTTCTCCTCCagcaaattatttaaataatcaaatttcttcatataaaacTCATACACAAACACCATTTATAATGCAATTTCCTCTGCAACTGGGTCTTTTTTAAGTCTTCCTTGCTATTTTTTTAAATACCTATTTTGTTTTCATTCGAAGACTTTCATATGAAATCTCCCTCAACAGAAACATCCAAACTTCCTAATCCAAAACTCGCATGCATTTCGCTTTTGGTTTCACACCCATATTTTTAATTGGTTTCTATTTGATTTCTACTCTCTACAGATTAGAAGGCCGATCAATGAGAACAGAAATCAGAAAGATCTCCAAGGTATGCAATTTTTCATGTAATCCGATATCTTATATTTCGGGAATATATTGTTGCTTAATTCCACCGAAGCTAAAATTGATTTCTCCTTAGTCTGCTTGGCCTAAAGTAGTTGCGCGGAAATGGCTAAATATACAGAGTGGAGCAGACGAGTTTCATTCCGATTATTGCATAAGAGGTAAAACTAAttccgatttctcacttttcaaatcgggatttaaataaattaaaccgGTTTTGGTTTCGTTTTTATGCAGACAAAGCTAAGGGAAGGAAGAGCTGTTCAGACGGGGACTATTACGTTTTCGTACCAGAAGACTTATCAGGTAATACGACTGTAGACTTTGTTAAGTACAGATGTGGATCTCAGCCGTCAAATCTCATTACTCTAATTTACTCTTTAGCGCATTTTAGCCGTcagatttaatttgattaaatatgattggacATTGGAAAAGAAAGGGGTCCGTTGTTTTTGGTTGGGTCCCGTCATTGGTTTGGTGGTGCGTTACTGTGCCACGTGGATCGCGGGGGTACAGGGGATTCTATGCTCTGTTTGGATTGTTCGTCATGCGTTTTCGttttcttattatttatatatatatattttttaattaaatttttattagaagGGTGGTTGATGGAAGCCAGTAATGGAGTTAAACGGTCAAAAATGGAGCAGGAAGCATCACCTCCCACCGATTCTCTCAATCTCAGGTACGCCTGCATTTGAATTGTAATCGTATCTTGCGATTTCTCTTGTTCTTGAAAACAATTCAACATTTATGTTCATTAGAAATTTTATGGAAGTGTAATAAGTTAGCAAGTAAACGATTggagatttaatttaatttttttttttaatactcacAAGGTGTTTTCACCTGTTAATGTGGATGAGATTAATACCCTCTCGGGTGATGGGATTTGGCCGTGAGGGATAaagctctctttttttttttcttcccacAAGGTTCTAATTCTGTTAATTCATAGGTAAAGTGCACTCATGGTATCTAAGCTACCACTCATGGTTAGGGAGAGATTTAAAATGGCGTGGAgagaattattataatttttagatATTGATGTGAGTTTGGTGTTTAATAAacttgaataaaaaaaattatttatataattgatctcaattaatttaaaattaaaacttaatTATTTTTGTTACAAGTAATTCAAGATTTGAGACTCATACATTAGggtgatattttttttattatttactgAAGGCTTAATGATTAGATGATAATTAATAGATTACCTATTGGAATGTaacttaccttttttttttcattataaagataattaattttataataaatagatGAGGAGATttacatttaaaaataaaataataataaaaaagattATTTtcgataaaaattttttatttaaatttaatttattataaatttaaaatataaatatttaaaatttatatatttaataagttggTTAACCATTCCTATTGTATTTTGAGTCAATTAGAAAAATCCATTTCGAATTTATTAATAGAGTGATAGTGTAGTTGCATCTTATTTTTTTTGTCCATATTTTGTGCCCCAAAAGATATAGAACGAAGAAAAGATATTGTAGTAATTTTTATTCTTTTGGGTTACAAGTTGATTAAATCCgttgaattataaattaaattatttaatttttaattttatttttatttttatcataaaaatgttacaattttttttttcaattccatCAATTTTTGATGAATGGAGCCCAATAGGTTGACTGATCCACCATGAGGACTTAATTTTCAAAACACAGATAATTAGTACTAATAATGTTGGAACACGTGGATGCATCCTCGGCAGATAGAGGCCAATAACGGGAACAAGTGCGTTAATGGGTCATTAGTGGGAACTAAATCATTGCGCTTATCTTTTCATTATTATGTGTGGTATTACCAATTTTTATCCTTTCTATATAATCATAAAAAAGACATCGAAAATGACAtctaatttaatgaaatttgacACACACAAAGTTTTAGAAAGGTGTGGTTGAAGAAGAAGATCATCCGTGATTGATATGCTTAGTTGGCTATCAATCAGTGATTAGGATTTTCACTTAGAGTTGTTttttcttttagttttttttaattgatattaTTATAACATGTAGTTCATTTGCACCTATTTAGTACAGTTTTTTATGCGATTGTTCATAAATTTGTACTTCCTCATACTAATAGAGTGAGTGCAAATTTGCAATCATTAGAAAAACTGTTTTCTTTTCCTTGTTTATTATGAGGTATAGGATAATCATTGTTGGTCTTAGTCTTGAAACTTAATATAGGATGTTCGTGGGTACATGGAATGTTGGAGGGAAGTGTCCCCACGATGGTCTCAACTTGAGAGATTGGCTAAAGTCGCCTGCTCCTGCTGACATTTATGTTCTCGGGTATGGTATTTTTCTTTCCCCTACATTCCAATTTCTTGTTTTCCTTTGCTTGTCTTTTTACCTGCTAAGAAATTCCCTGAGAGCCTTACTTATATGCAAGCGTTATTTTCATATTGCTGGAAGACAGGCACTTAGAGGTTCAAAAATTGGAATGATAAAGAGCTTTCAGTTctttttgtacttgtgaatttgatCTCTTGGCCTCGGACTTATTCACAGTTGTGACTCAGGTTCCAGGAAATTGTGCCCCTGAATGCAGGGAACGTACTTGGAGCAGAGGACAATGGCCCAGCTGTCAAGTGGCTTTGCCTAATTCGACAAGCACTCAACAGGAATAAAAATGACCAAGAATTTCCTCAATATTACAAAAATGCTACTGAAGCTAAACATTCATCTTCACCACAAGCTGATCAACAAGCTTGCTTCAAACCTAGAGTCAGCTTTTCTGACTTGCTTTCATTAGAAGATGAGCTTGGGAATGAGGATTTTAAAAGATTACTATGCTTAAGTGAAGAAGGCTCTCCTAGCCCACCTTGCTTCTCTGCAGGCAGTCCAATGAGGCAGCATTACTGCCTAGCAGTTAGCAAGCAAATGGTTGGAATCTTCTTATGCGTGTGGGTTCGATCAGACCTCTACAAACATATTAGTAATTTGAAGGTCTCATGTGTTGGTCGTGGCATTATGGGTTACCTTGGCAACAAGGTTAGATATTGCCAATGAACACGAGTCTATTAAGGTTTGAGAGTTTTTTTTATATT
It encodes:
- the LOC110637205 gene encoding type I inositol polyphosphate 5-phosphatase 8 isoform X1, whose protein sequence is MHFAFGFTPIFLIGFYLISTLYRLEGRSMRTEIRKISKSAWPKVVARKWLNIQSGADEFHSDYCIRDKAKGRKSCSDGDYYVFVPEDLSEGWLMEASNGVKRSKMEQEASPPTDSLNLRMFVGTWNVGGKCPHDGLNLRDWLKSPAPADIYVLGFQEIVPLNAGNVLGAEDNGPAVKWLCLIRQALNRNKNDQEFPQYYKNATEAKHSSSPQADQQACFKPRVSFSDLLSLEDELGNEDFKRLLCLSEEGSPSPPCFSAGSPMRQHYCLAVSKQMVGIFLCVWVRSDLYKHISNLKVSCVGRGIMGYLGNKGSISISMTLHQTTFCFVCTHLTSGEKEGDEVRRNSDVTEILKKTRFFHSCRGLSQPLPPESILDHDKIIWLGDLNYRLAAGCGDTHELLKKNDWQALLEKDQLKIEQRAGRVFKGWEEGRIYFAPTYKYLTNSDHYVVQTSKSKEKRRTPAWCDRILWKGEGLKQMWYVRGESRFSDHRPVYSLFSVQVSLSYSKTSQKSGRSLTSSVLQSTCVAKVQAEELLIIPRAQCCIDTAPRL
- the LOC110637205 gene encoding type I inositol polyphosphate 5-phosphatase 8 isoform X3; the encoded protein is MHFAFGFTPIFLIGFYLISTLYRLEGRSMRTEIRKISKSAWPKVVARKWLNIQSGADEFHSDYCIRDKAKGRKSCSDGDYYVFVPEDLSEGWLMEASNGVKRSKMEQEASPPTDSLRMFVGTWNVGGKCPHDGLNLRDWLKSPAPADIYVLGFQEIVPLNAGNVLGAEDNGPAVKWLCLIRQALNRNKNDQEFPQYYKNATEAKHSSSPQADQQACFKPRVSFSDLLSLEDELGNEDFKRLLCLSEEGSPSPPCFSAGSPMRQHYCLAVSKQMVGIFLCVWVRSDLYKHISNLKVSCVGRGIMGYLGNKGSISISMTLHQTTFCFVCTHLTSGEKEGDEVRRNSDVTEILKKTRFFHSCRGLSQPLPPESILDHDKIIWLGDLNYRLAAGCGDTHELLKKNDWQALLEKDQLKIEQRAGRVFKGWEEGRIYFAPTYKYLTNSDHYVVQTSKSKEKRRTPAWCDRILWKGEGLKQMWYVRGESRFSDHRPVYSLFSVQVSLSYSKTSQKSGRSLTSSVLQSTCVAKVQAEELLIIPRAQCCIDTAPRL
- the LOC110637205 gene encoding type I inositol polyphosphate 5-phosphatase 8 isoform X2 codes for the protein MHFAFGFTPIFLIGFYLISTLYRLEGRSMRTEIRKISKSAWPKVVARKWLNIQSGADEFHSDYCIRDKAKGRKSCSDGDYYVFVPEDLSGWLMEASNGVKRSKMEQEASPPTDSLNLRMFVGTWNVGGKCPHDGLNLRDWLKSPAPADIYVLGFQEIVPLNAGNVLGAEDNGPAVKWLCLIRQALNRNKNDQEFPQYYKNATEAKHSSSPQADQQACFKPRVSFSDLLSLEDELGNEDFKRLLCLSEEGSPSPPCFSAGSPMRQHYCLAVSKQMVGIFLCVWVRSDLYKHISNLKVSCVGRGIMGYLGNKGSISISMTLHQTTFCFVCTHLTSGEKEGDEVRRNSDVTEILKKTRFFHSCRGLSQPLPPESILDHDKIIWLGDLNYRLAAGCGDTHELLKKNDWQALLEKDQLKIEQRAGRVFKGWEEGRIYFAPTYKYLTNSDHYVVQTSKSKEKRRTPAWCDRILWKGEGLKQMWYVRGESRFSDHRPVYSLFSVQVSLSYSKTSQKSGRSLTSSVLQSTCVAKVQAEELLIIPRAQCCIDTAPRL
- the LOC110637205 gene encoding type I inositol polyphosphate 5-phosphatase 8 isoform X4, whose product is MHFAFGFTPIFLIGFYLISTLYRLEGRSMRTEIRKISKSAWPKVVARKWLNIQSGADEFHSDYCIRDKAKGRKSCSDGDYYVFVPEDLSGWLMEASNGVKRSKMEQEASPPTDSLRMFVGTWNVGGKCPHDGLNLRDWLKSPAPADIYVLGFQEIVPLNAGNVLGAEDNGPAVKWLCLIRQALNRNKNDQEFPQYYKNATEAKHSSSPQADQQACFKPRVSFSDLLSLEDELGNEDFKRLLCLSEEGSPSPPCFSAGSPMRQHYCLAVSKQMVGIFLCVWVRSDLYKHISNLKVSCVGRGIMGYLGNKGSISISMTLHQTTFCFVCTHLTSGEKEGDEVRRNSDVTEILKKTRFFHSCRGLSQPLPPESILDHDKIIWLGDLNYRLAAGCGDTHELLKKNDWQALLEKDQLKIEQRAGRVFKGWEEGRIYFAPTYKYLTNSDHYVVQTSKSKEKRRTPAWCDRILWKGEGLKQMWYVRGESRFSDHRPVYSLFSVQVSLSYSKTSQKSGRSLTSSVLQSTCVAKVQAEELLIIPRAQCCIDTAPRL